The region TCAGGACAGCGCCGCGCAAGACTTGTTCAATCACCTGGCCGGTGCGCTGGCGCCGCTCAAGCTGGCTTTCTTGCATGTCATCGAAGGGCAGACCGGCGGCGCGCGCGATATCGCCCCGTTTGACTACCAGGCCATGCGCGCTCACTTCGGCGGCGGCCCTTGGATGGTCAATAACGGTTACACCCGTGCCATGGCCCTGCAGGCGGTGGCCGAGGGCCAGGCTGATCTGGTGGCCTTTGGCCGCGACTTCATTGCTAACCCTGATTTGGTGCGGCGCCTGCGCCTGAATGCCGCCCTGAACCCGCTGGACAAGGCGACGCTCTACGGCGGCGATGCGCGGGGCTATACCGACTACCCCAGCCTGTAGTCGCAAAGCGGCAGCCTTCGCCGCCTCACTGCCCGGCAGGCGGCTGCCACAGCTCGACCTTATTGCCCTCGGGGTCGATGACCCAGCCGAACTTGCCGTAGCCGGCGTCTTCGTCAATGCGCTGGTCGAGCACCTGGCAGCCCTCGGCTTGCAGCTGGGCCAGCAGGCCCGCAAGATCGTCAACCCGGTAGTTGATGACGAAATTGCTGGCGCTGTTGGCAAACTGCTCGCCGTCCTGCGGCGCCACGCACCAGATGGTGCTGCCGCCCACGGGCTGGCCCGCTGCATCGGCCCAGCGGAAGGCCGCGCCGCCCCAGGCCTGCACATCGATGCCGAGGTGACGCTGGTACCAAGCCTGTAAGGCCGGGGCGTCTTTGGCCTTGAAGAAGATGCCGCCAATACCAGTCACGCGTTTCATAGGGAACTCCGTTGGTGGGCCGGCTTGAGCAATCCGGCTGGAGACTTAGGCCCGGAACTTGGCTCTGAACAATTCCGCAATGCTGACTTCGCGCGGCCCCGGCTGCAGCTCAAAGGCCTGGCCGGCCTGCAGCGTGCCCGGCGCTTTCACCGCCAGGTAAAAGCCGCACCAGCCGCTCTGGCCCATCATCTTCACGGCCTGGTTGAAGCCCATCACCGCGTTGAACTTGAAGCAGGGGAAGCGGGGTTCGCTGACGACCAGGCTGCAGTCGGGGAAGGCCAGCACATCGCCAACCCAGACCTGCGATTCCAGCAGGCCGCTGATAGTGAGGTTCTCGCCCATCGCGCCATGCGGCAGTGCTTCTTGCCAGGCCGCCACCTTGGCCTGGGCGCGCACCGTTTGCCAGAAAGGGTAATGCTCCACCGGGTAGGCGTAGATGGCCTTGCTCAAGCCGCCGTGCACACTCAGATCGGCCTGCTCATCGCCTTCAAGCCCGAGCGGGCGCACGGCCAGGGCCTGCGCCTTGGGCGTTTTGCGGATCGCGCTGCTGACGGTCTGGCCGCCAGGGACGAGCAGGGCTTGGGCGAGGGCGGTGTTGAGGCTGAGAAGGCTAAGAGGTTTAGGCTGCATGGGCGCAGTTTAGAACTTGCCGGTTGATGGCCGCCTGCCGGCCCGCGCTTAAGCGCAGCGCATCTGCGCGCTCATCGCGCCGTCCAGGTCCAGGCTTTGCACATAGGCCAGGCTCACCACCGTCCCGATCACCAGAATGGCGGGGCTGCTGATGCGCTCGCTGTGCAGCTGCGTGGCCAGCGTGCCCAAGCTGCAGATCGTGGCGCGCTGCTGCGGCGTGTGTGCCGCGGCGATGGCCGCCGCCGGCGTGCCCGCCGCCAGCCCGCCGGCGCGCAGGGCCGCCACCAGCTGCTCCACCCGGGCCAGGCCCATGTAAATCACCAGGGTCAGGCCGCTGCGGGCCAGGGCCTGCCAGTCGGGGTTGACGCCCGCCCCGCCGTCCTCGCGCGCATGGCCGGTGACGAAGGCAACGCCGGGGGCGTGGCGGCGGTCGGTGACCGGGATGCCGATGCTGGCAGGCGCGGCAATGCCGGCGGTGATGCCGCTGACCACCTCGACCGTGATGCCGGCCGCGCGCAGGGCGTCCATCTCCTCGCCGCCACGGCCGAACACAAAGGGATCACCGCCCTTGAGCCTCACCACCTTCAGGCCGGCGCCGGCTTCCCGAATCATCAGTTCGTGAATAAAACGCTGCTCGGTCGACACACAGCCGCCGCGCTTGCCAACATGGATCAGCCGCGCGCCGGGCTTCATCAAGGCCAGTACGCGGGCATCGACCAGATCGTCGCTCAGCACCACGTCGGCGGCTTCGATGCGGCGCAGGGCGCGCAGGGTCAGCAGCTCCGGGTCGCCGGGGCCAGCGCCGACCAGGCTGATGCTAGGCGCGGTGTTGTGAGGGCGCTGATTCATCATGATGTGAGGACCTCTTCAAGAAAGGGTGTTTGTGCTTCCAGCCGCCGCAAGCTGGGCAGGCAGGAGCCGCATTGGCTGCCGCAGCGCAAGCTGGTTTGAAGGCCTTGCAAGCGCTCTTGCGGCGTGCCGGCCAAGCTTTGCAGCTGCGCACAGATACGAGCTTCCGACACATCCAGGCAGTTGCAGACCTGCGGGCTGCGCGGCGTTTGTGCCTGGCCCGGCAGCACCGGCTTGGGGCTCAGCAGCTGAGCGCCCAGGGCGGCTACCGGCGCGGCCTCGCGCCACAGCGTCAGCAGCCAGGCGCTGGCTGCGCGCTCATCCTGTTCGGCCCCGCCGACCAGCAGCAAGGCACGCAGGCGCGCCTCCGCGCCCAAACGGTCCAAACCCAGCAGGCGGCTGCGCTGGCGATGGCTGTCGGCATAACTCAGCACTTGAGCGCCGTGCAAACCCAGCAGCGCGCGCAGCTGGGCCAGCAGCGCGGAGGCCGGGGGCGTGGCCGCCGCAGCGTCAAAGCACCAGCCGGTTTGCTCGGGCGTGGCGCCGGCCACCGGCAGGCAACTGGCGTAGTCGAACTCGCTCATCAGCGCGCGCAAGCTGGCGCGCAGCGGCACGGCCTCGGCGGGCGTGCACCAAATCGCCGCGCTGAGCCGCCAGGGCAGCGCCACCGACTTGACCTGGATGGCGGCGAATTTCAGTTCCGGTTGCTGCGAGTCGGGGCAGCATTGCTTGCCCAGCAAGGCATTGACGCCGGGCCAGACCGGGCCATCTTCATTGCCGCTGCCGGTTCCGTCGCGACTACGGCCGGACACAAATTCTTCGCCCCAGTGCATGGCCAGATAGGCCTGGGCCGGGCGCATCAGCGGGTCGGCGCGTACCGGCAGGATGAGCTGGCCGTGGCGCGAGCTGATCAGGGCCAGCTCGCCATCTTTGAGCCCGCGCAGGGGCAGGTCTTGCGGATGCAGGCGCAGGGCCGGTGCGGGTTCGTGGCCGAACAGGCGCGGCAGCAGGCCGCTGCGGCTCATGCCATGCCATTGGTCGCGCAGGCGGCCGGTGGTGAGGGCCAGAGGGAAGCGGGCGTCGAGCTTGTCGAC is a window of Paucibacter sp. KCTC 42545 DNA encoding:
- a CDS encoding VOC family protein gives rise to the protein MKRVTGIGGIFFKAKDAPALQAWYQRHLGIDVQAWGGAAFRWADAAGQPVGGSTIWCVAPQDGEQFANSASNFVINYRVDDLAGLLAQLQAEGCQVLDQRIDEDAGYGKFGWVIDPEGNKVELWQPPAGQ
- the cobA gene encoding uroporphyrinogen-III C-methyltransferase, which encodes MNQRPHNTAPSISLVGAGPGDPELLTLRALRRIEAADVVLSDDLVDARVLALMKPGARLIHVGKRGGCVSTEQRFIHELMIREAGAGLKVVRLKGGDPFVFGRGGEEMDALRAAGITVEVVSGITAGIAAPASIGIPVTDRRHAPGVAFVTGHAREDGGAGVNPDWQALARSGLTLVIYMGLARVEQLVAALRAGGLAAGTPAAAIAAAHTPQQRATICSLGTLATQLHSERISSPAILVIGTVVSLAYVQSLDLDGAMSAQMRCA
- a CDS encoding MOSC domain-containing protein → MQPKPLSLLSLNTALAQALLVPGGQTVSSAIRKTPKAQALAVRPLGLEGDEQADLSVHGGLSKAIYAYPVEHYPFWQTVRAQAKVAAWQEALPHGAMGENLTISGLLESQVWVGDVLAFPDCSLVVSEPRFPCFKFNAVMGFNQAVKMMGQSGWCGFYLAVKAPGTLQAGQAFELQPGPREVSIAELFRAKFRA